A portion of the Pseudarthrobacter defluvii genome contains these proteins:
- a CDS encoding ABC transporter substrate-binding protein, producing MKDSRPQRLGRRAFGGLAAGVGLAVVLSACGGSSDPLKNPPASSSGASGEATSLVVGSADFPESQIIAELYAGALNANGITATTKPNIGSREVYFKAVQDGSVDVVPDYSGNLLLYVDKEAKEVSAGDIAKALPGKLPDGLGVLDASKAEDKDAMVVTKATAEKYQLKSIEDLAKVCSQIVVGAPATFAERAYGLPGLKKNYNCEPKKLEPFSDGGGPVTLKALLEDQVQVADIYTTTPSIADNDLVVLDDPKNNFIAQQVLPLYNKAKMTDKAKQALNSVSSTLTTDDLINLNRAVSGSQKQDAKTAANNWLKEKGIVK from the coding sequence ATGAAAGATAGCCGTCCCCAGCGCCTCGGCAGGCGGGCATTCGGTGGCCTCGCCGCCGGAGTTGGCCTGGCTGTGGTGCTATCCGCCTGCGGCGGTTCATCCGACCCCCTGAAGAACCCGCCGGCGTCCAGCAGCGGGGCTTCCGGCGAAGCCACCTCCCTGGTGGTGGGTTCCGCCGACTTCCCCGAAAGCCAGATCATCGCCGAGCTCTACGCCGGCGCGCTGAACGCCAACGGAATCACCGCCACCACCAAGCCGAATATTGGTTCCCGGGAGGTCTACTTCAAGGCGGTCCAGGACGGCTCCGTGGACGTGGTGCCCGACTACAGCGGCAACCTGCTGCTGTACGTGGACAAGGAAGCCAAGGAAGTCTCCGCCGGCGACATCGCCAAGGCGCTGCCCGGCAAGCTGCCGGACGGGCTCGGCGTGCTGGACGCGTCCAAGGCTGAAGACAAGGACGCCATGGTGGTCACCAAGGCCACCGCGGAAAAGTACCAGCTGAAGTCCATCGAGGACCTGGCCAAGGTCTGCAGCCAGATCGTCGTCGGCGCCCCGGCTACCTTCGCCGAGCGCGCCTACGGCCTGCCCGGCCTGAAGAAGAACTACAACTGCGAGCCCAAGAAGCTGGAGCCCTTCAGTGACGGCGGCGGCCCCGTCACGCTGAAGGCGCTGCTGGAGGACCAGGTGCAGGTGGCGGACATCTACACCACCACCCCCTCCATCGCCGACAACGACCTGGTGGTGCTGGACGATCCCAAGAACAACTTCATCGCCCAGCAGGTCCTGCCGCTGTACAACAAGGCCAAGATGACGGACAAGGCCAAGCAGGCACTGAACTCGGTGTCCAGCACCCTCACCACCGATGACCTGATCAACCTCAACCGTGCGGTCAGCGGCAGCCAGAAGCAGGACGCCAAGACCGCGGCGAACAACTGGCTCAAGGAGAAGGGCATCGTTAAGTAG
- a CDS encoding pyridoxal phosphate-dependent aminotransferase produces MAEFRQSTKLHNVLYDIRGPILQAAQQMEAEGHRILKLNIGNPAPFGFEAPDAILVDMIRHLPHAQGYSDSRGIFSARTAVSQYYQTRGIQNIHVDDIYLGNGVSELITMSLMALLDSGDEVLIPTPDYPLWTASVALAGGKPVHYLCDEESGWQPDLEDMEAKITPRTKGIVVINPNNPTGAVYPEETLKRIVALAEKHGLVIFADEIYEKILYEDAVHVNLAKLTDDHVLCLTFSGLSKAYRVCGYRAGWMAISGPKKEAADYLEGINLLANMRLCANVPAQHAIQTALGGYQSINDLILPGGRLLEQRNKAYDMLNAIPGVSTQQARGALYLFPRLDPEVYHIRDDEKFVLDLLREQKILLSHGRAFNWVRPDHFRMVTLPNVKDIEEAIGRMGDFLSRYQGN; encoded by the coding sequence ATGGCAGAATTCAGGCAGTCCACGAAGCTTCACAACGTTCTCTATGACATCCGTGGACCGATTCTGCAGGCCGCCCAGCAGATGGAGGCGGAGGGCCACCGGATCCTCAAACTGAACATCGGCAACCCGGCCCCGTTCGGCTTCGAGGCACCGGATGCCATCCTGGTGGACATGATCCGCCACCTGCCGCACGCGCAGGGGTACAGCGACTCGCGCGGCATTTTCTCGGCGCGCACCGCGGTGTCGCAGTACTACCAGACCCGGGGTATCCAGAACATCCACGTTGATGACATCTACCTGGGCAACGGTGTCAGTGAGCTCATCACCATGTCCCTGATGGCGCTGCTGGATTCAGGCGACGAGGTCCTCATCCCCACGCCGGACTACCCGCTGTGGACGGCCTCCGTGGCGCTCGCCGGCGGTAAGCCCGTCCACTACCTTTGCGACGAGGAATCCGGCTGGCAGCCTGACCTTGAGGACATGGAAGCCAAAATCACGCCCCGCACCAAGGGAATCGTGGTCATCAACCCGAACAACCCGACGGGCGCCGTCTACCCCGAAGAGACGCTCAAGCGCATCGTTGCCTTGGCTGAAAAGCACGGCCTGGTGATCTTCGCCGACGAGATCTACGAAAAAATCCTGTACGAGGATGCCGTCCACGTAAACCTTGCCAAACTCACCGACGACCACGTCCTGTGCCTGACGTTCAGCGGCCTGTCCAAGGCCTACCGGGTCTGTGGCTACCGGGCCGGCTGGATGGCCATATCCGGCCCCAAGAAGGAGGCCGCCGACTACCTCGAAGGCATCAACCTCCTGGCCAACATGCGGCTGTGCGCCAACGTTCCGGCCCAGCACGCCATCCAGACCGCACTGGGCGGCTACCAGAGCATCAACGACCTCATCCTCCCGGGCGGGCGCCTGCTGGAGCAGCGGAACAAGGCCTACGACATGCTCAACGCCATTCCCGGCGTCAGCACCCAGCAGGCAAGGGGCGCACTGTACCTCTTCCCGCGCCTGGATCCAGAGGTGTACCACATCCGGGATGACGAGAAATTTGTCCTCGACCTGCTGAGGGAGCAGAAGATCCTGCTGTCCCATGGCCGGGCCTTCAACTGGGTCCGCCCGGACCATTTCCGCATGGTGACGCTGCCCAACGTGAAGGACATCGAGGAAGCCATTGGCCGGATGGGGGACTTCCTAAGCAGGTACCAGGGGAACTAG
- a CDS encoding pirin family protein — MTNLEVSPQEELCPPATAEETSGPCLQLWPEREVPLGGVRAMNVKRTLPQRGLPTIGAWCFLDSFGPDRTAMSVLPHPHIGLQTVTWPLAGHIRHRDSVGSDVVVRPGELNIMTAGQGVSHSEFAVLPSDGGQELPLQQGLQLWVALPDGDRHREPAFEQHRELPRAAGQGYTATVMVGSLAGVTSPATVYSPIVGADVSCEGDAVLPLDPTFEHGILVLDGGLAVDGEDLPAGPLGYLGTGRSELRMQARPGTRFLLIGGEPFGEELLMWWNFVGRTHDEVEQARDDWEAQAGLPDTETAAARYGLVPGHGPDAGAEAGRIPAPPLPGVRLTPRKRSVS, encoded by the coding sequence GTGACCAACTTGGAAGTTTCACCCCAGGAAGAGCTCTGCCCGCCTGCCACCGCCGAGGAAACCTCCGGCCCCTGCCTTCAGCTGTGGCCTGAACGTGAAGTTCCCCTGGGAGGCGTCCGCGCCATGAACGTCAAACGGACGCTGCCGCAGCGCGGGCTTCCCACCATCGGCGCCTGGTGCTTCCTGGACAGCTTCGGCCCGGACCGGACCGCCATGTCCGTCCTTCCGCACCCGCACATCGGGCTGCAGACGGTGACCTGGCCGTTGGCGGGGCACATCCGGCACCGGGACAGTGTGGGCAGCGATGTGGTGGTGCGCCCCGGGGAGCTGAACATCATGACTGCTGGGCAGGGCGTGTCGCACTCGGAGTTCGCGGTGCTTCCTTCCGACGGCGGCCAGGAGTTGCCGCTGCAGCAGGGCCTGCAGCTGTGGGTTGCCCTTCCTGACGGGGACAGGCACAGGGAACCGGCGTTCGAACAGCACCGCGAGCTGCCGCGCGCCGCCGGCCAGGGCTACACCGCCACAGTGATGGTGGGCAGCCTTGCGGGAGTAACCTCGCCGGCAACGGTGTACTCGCCCATCGTCGGCGCTGACGTTTCCTGTGAAGGCGATGCTGTGCTCCCGCTGGACCCCACCTTTGAGCACGGGATACTGGTGCTCGACGGCGGCCTGGCGGTGGACGGGGAGGACCTGCCGGCGGGTCCGCTGGGCTACCTGGGCACCGGCCGTAGTGAATTACGGATGCAAGCGCGCCCCGGCACCCGGTTCCTGCTGATCGGCGGTGAGCCGTTCGGCGAGGAGCTGCTGATGTGGTGGAACTTTGTGGGCCGCACGCACGACGAAGTGGAACAGGCCCGGGACGACTGGGAAGCACAGGCGGGGCTGCCGGACACCGAAACGGCCGCCGCCCGCTACGGCCTGGTGCCCGGGCACGGTCCGGACGCCGGAGCGGAGGCAGGACGCATCCCGGCTCCCCCGTTACCGGGCGTTCGGCTGACGCCCCGCAAGCGCTCGGTCAGCTAG
- a CDS encoding exodeoxyribonuclease VII small subunit, with protein sequence MTEQKPEPDVAGLSYEEAREQLIAVVGRLEAGGASLEESLALWERGEALAARCEEWLEGARKRLAAARDQPL encoded by the coding sequence ATGACGGAACAGAAACCAGAGCCGGACGTCGCAGGTCTGAGCTACGAGGAAGCACGGGAACAGCTCATCGCCGTGGTGGGCAGGCTGGAGGCGGGAGGCGCGAGCCTTGAGGAATCGCTGGCGCTGTGGGAACGCGGCGAGGCCCTGGCAGCCCGCTGCGAGGAGTGGTTGGAAGGTGCACGGAAGCGCCTGGCTGCAGCCAGGGACCAACCACTGTAG
- a CDS encoding MFS transporter, with translation MPQKAPAGTGSSPVWSGHPKGSRDYGRILAGLACAGVATFAQLYSTQAVLPLMAADLDITAAEAALTISLATMGLAATVIPWSFLADRIGRVKAMMWGITAATVLGLLVPLSANFTMLLVLRLLEGMALGGIPAIAIAYLNEEVSKAHAALAAGSYVAGTTLGGLSGRLVAGPVGELWGWRSAALAVSLLATLAAVVFLVLVPRARGFVPAQATGLRSAIHTLAAHLRNVRLLAIYTQAFLMMGGFVAVYNYLGFRLSAAPFGLPATVISLIFLAYLSGTVSSRWAAGLTMRFGRRNVLLAGLVLAVAGLALTLTPALVLILTGLVVFTGGFFAAHSIGSGWTGAIASTGRAQAASLYNLAYYLGSSLLGWAGGLVFQAWGWGALAGAVMALACLTAATVAVVHPRAETLPA, from the coding sequence ATGCCACAGAAAGCACCAGCCGGCACCGGCTCTTCCCCCGTTTGGAGTGGCCATCCCAAGGGATCGCGGGACTACGGCCGGATCCTCGCCGGCTTGGCGTGCGCCGGTGTGGCCACTTTCGCGCAGCTCTACTCAACCCAGGCTGTCCTGCCCCTCATGGCGGCCGACCTGGACATCACTGCTGCCGAGGCCGCCCTCACCATCTCCTTGGCCACCATGGGGTTGGCCGCCACGGTGATTCCCTGGTCCTTCCTGGCAGACCGCATTGGCCGGGTGAAAGCCATGATGTGGGGCATTACCGCGGCCACCGTCCTGGGCCTGCTGGTGCCGTTGTCCGCGAACTTCACTATGCTGCTTGTGCTGCGGCTGCTGGAAGGCATGGCCCTGGGCGGGATCCCCGCCATCGCCATCGCCTACCTCAACGAGGAGGTCAGCAAAGCCCATGCCGCGTTGGCAGCAGGAAGCTATGTTGCCGGCACCACCCTCGGGGGCCTGTCCGGCCGGCTCGTGGCGGGGCCGGTTGGTGAACTGTGGGGTTGGCGATCAGCGGCCTTGGCTGTGTCCCTGCTGGCGACCCTTGCCGCCGTCGTATTTCTTGTCCTGGTGCCCCGGGCCCGGGGCTTCGTTCCGGCCCAGGCCACTGGCCTCCGGAGCGCCATCCATACGCTCGCCGCCCATCTGCGGAATGTCCGGCTCCTGGCCATCTACACGCAGGCATTCCTGATGATGGGCGGGTTCGTGGCCGTCTACAACTACCTGGGCTTCCGGCTGTCCGCTGCGCCGTTCGGGCTCCCGGCCACCGTGATCAGCCTGATCTTCCTGGCCTACCTGTCCGGCACTGTCTCCTCCCGCTGGGCGGCGGGCCTGACCATGAGGTTTGGCCGCCGGAACGTCCTGCTCGCGGGACTTGTCCTTGCCGTGGCCGGTCTCGCCCTGACCCTCACCCCGGCCCTGGTGCTGATCCTGACCGGGCTGGTGGTGTTCACCGGGGGCTTCTTCGCCGCGCACAGCATCGGATCCGGGTGGACCGGCGCCATCGCCAGTACCGGACGGGCCCAGGCGGCCTCGCTGTACAACCTGGCCTACTACCTGGGTTCCAGCCTCCTGGGGTGGGCCGGCGGCCTGGTCTTCCAGGCCTGGGGCTGGGGCGCCCTGGCGGGAGCCGTCATGGCCCTGGCTTGCCTCACTGCCGCAACTGTCGCCGTCGTCCACCCCCGGGCCGAAACGCTCCCAGCCTGA
- a CDS encoding ABC transporter permease: MEWFLANIGMILERGGQHLVLAIVPMVLGLLISIPLAQLARRNSALRSVVLTASSLLYTIPSLALFIILPTILGTRILDPLNVVVALTIYAVALLVRAALDAFDSVDADISQAAQAMGFKPLARFLQVDLPLSLPVLFAGLRVVSVSNISLVSVAALLGVGNLGMLFTDGLQRDFVTEVVVGIIAILVLALLMDAVLVLLERILTPWERAGNRRDRGVGRTSSEAPAAAEPSASTAGGTA; this comes from the coding sequence ATGGAATGGTTCCTTGCCAACATCGGCATGATCCTGGAACGCGGCGGCCAGCACCTGGTGCTGGCCATCGTTCCCATGGTCCTGGGCCTGCTGATCTCCATCCCGCTGGCGCAGTTGGCCCGGCGGAACAGCGCACTGCGTTCCGTGGTGCTGACCGCATCCTCCCTCCTGTACACCATCCCGTCGCTGGCGTTGTTCATCATCTTGCCCACCATCCTGGGCACCCGGATCCTGGACCCCCTCAACGTGGTGGTGGCACTGACCATCTACGCGGTGGCCTTGCTGGTCCGCGCCGCCCTGGACGCCTTCGATTCCGTTGACGCGGACATTAGCCAGGCCGCCCAGGCCATGGGCTTCAAGCCGCTGGCCAGGTTCCTGCAGGTCGACCTGCCGCTCTCCCTGCCGGTTCTGTTCGCCGGACTGCGCGTGGTGTCCGTCAGCAACATCTCGCTGGTCAGTGTTGCGGCCCTCCTGGGTGTCGGCAACCTGGGCATGCTCTTCACGGACGGCCTCCAGCGTGACTTCGTCACCGAGGTGGTGGTGGGCATCATCGCCATCCTGGTCCTGGCCCTGCTGATGGATGCTGTCCTGGTCCTGCTGGAGCGCATCCTCACCCCCTGGGAGCGGGCCGGCAACCGGCGGGACCGCGGCGTGGGGCGTACCTCTTCGGAAGCACCTGCCGCAGCCGAACCGTCCGCGTCAACGGCGGGAGGAACAGCGTGA
- a CDS encoding N-acetylglucosamine kinase has protein sequence MTNTQNPFAHPVEPAAESPREPRPGDPLPGNPLRGVTIGLDIGGTKTHGVRFEDGHPVADDSAGSSNVQNVTRDQAARNLAELFGRIGGGRVDRVYAGSGGIDTDEDADALAALIQPLVPEALITVVHDSRLLLAAGRAGTGVAVIAGTGSAAWGRNAEGGEARAGGWGYLLGDEGSGYWLGREAVRHSLRRMNQGLPIDQLTAALMQSCGLDHPNKLIALFHSPDTGRRFWAQQARHVVEAAAAGHQDSAALLDQAGRDLADLAGQVLGQLKIDGPVILGGGLGMNVAPLQESFRRNLAAAGIMDVRVLDQEPVFGVLQLLAEPA, from the coding sequence GTGACGAACACCCAGAACCCTTTCGCCCATCCTGTCGAGCCAGCCGCGGAATCTCCGCGCGAACCGCGGCCTGGCGATCCGCTGCCCGGAAACCCGCTTCGGGGCGTCACGATCGGCCTGGACATCGGCGGCACGAAGACGCACGGGGTCCGCTTTGAGGACGGCCATCCGGTCGCGGACGATTCGGCAGGCAGTTCCAACGTCCAGAACGTCACCCGTGACCAGGCGGCCCGCAACCTGGCGGAGCTTTTTGGCCGGATCGGCGGTGGGCGCGTGGACCGGGTTTATGCGGGTTCCGGCGGAATCGATACCGACGAGGACGCCGATGCCTTGGCTGCCCTGATCCAGCCGCTGGTCCCGGAAGCACTCATCACCGTTGTCCACGATTCCCGCTTACTGCTGGCGGCCGGCCGTGCGGGCACGGGTGTGGCCGTCATCGCGGGAACCGGCTCGGCCGCCTGGGGACGCAATGCCGAAGGCGGCGAGGCCCGGGCCGGCGGCTGGGGTTACCTGTTGGGGGATGAAGGCAGCGGCTATTGGCTGGGACGGGAAGCCGTTCGGCACAGCCTCCGCAGGATGAACCAGGGCCTGCCCATCGACCAGCTCACCGCAGCCCTTATGCAGTCCTGCGGGCTGGACCACCCCAACAAGCTCATTGCGCTGTTCCACTCCCCGGACACCGGGCGCCGCTTCTGGGCACAGCAGGCCAGGCACGTCGTGGAAGCAGCAGCTGCCGGGCACCAGGACAGTGCAGCCCTGCTGGACCAGGCCGGGCGGGACCTGGCCGACCTGGCGGGGCAGGTGCTGGGCCAGCTCAAGATTGACGGGCCGGTGATCCTGGGCGGCGGGCTGGGGATGAACGTCGCGCCCCTGCAGGAGTCATTCCGCCGGAACCTTGCCGCAGCCGGGATTATGGATGTGCGCGTCCTGGACCAGGAACCCGTGTTCGGTGTCCTCCAGCTGCTGGCAGAGCCCGCCTGA
- a CDS encoding ABC transporter permease, which produces MSNVFADTFAWLADPLHWSGSMGIPARMGEHLQYTGLVMLIATAIAVPVGLFVGHTGKGRVAVVALAGALRALPTLGLLILFVLLAGIGLMPPVWALVILTVPPLLAGTYAGISSVDRNVVDAARAMGMTELQVLFRAELPNALHVMFGGFRTGVLQVIATVSVVAYINLGGLGRYLFDGLALSDFPQMLGGSLLIAVLAIAVDLILALFQRLFLTQGPSKLSYRSQEAAVDLTDPVVAETVVQGGKS; this is translated from the coding sequence GTGAGCAACGTCTTTGCCGATACGTTCGCCTGGCTCGCCGACCCGCTCCACTGGTCCGGAAGCATGGGCATCCCAGCGCGCATGGGGGAGCACCTCCAATACACCGGGCTGGTCATGCTCATCGCCACCGCCATCGCCGTTCCGGTCGGGCTTTTTGTCGGCCACACGGGAAAGGGCCGCGTGGCCGTCGTGGCGCTGGCCGGGGCACTCCGTGCGCTTCCCACCCTTGGCCTGCTGATCCTGTTCGTGCTGCTGGCCGGCATCGGACTGATGCCCCCGGTGTGGGCCCTGGTGATCCTCACCGTCCCGCCGTTGCTCGCCGGAACCTACGCAGGAATTTCCAGTGTTGACCGGAACGTGGTGGATGCCGCCCGCGCCATGGGCATGACGGAACTGCAGGTCCTGTTCCGGGCCGAGCTGCCCAACGCGCTCCACGTCATGTTCGGCGGATTCCGGACCGGCGTGCTGCAGGTGATCGCCACCGTCTCCGTGGTTGCCTACATCAACCTCGGCGGCCTGGGCCGCTACCTCTTCGACGGCCTGGCCCTCAGCGACTTCCCCCAGATGCTGGGAGGTTCCCTCCTCATCGCTGTGCTGGCCATCGCCGTCGACCTCATCCTGGCCCTGTTCCAGAGGCTGTTCCTGACCCAGGGGCCCTCGAAGCTGTCCTACCGCAGCCAGGAGGCTGCGGTTGATCTCACAGACCCCGTTGTTGCGGAGACTGTTGTACAAGGAGGTAAGTCATGA
- a CDS encoding ABC transporter ATP-binding protein yields MDQAMIEFQSVTKQYPGGQPAVDGLSMSIAKGTVTVFVGPSGCGKTTSLRMINRMVEPTSGTITVDGRDVTSVPAAELRRSMGYVMQSAGLLPHRSVLDNIATVPRLNGVSKADARRRAEELLDVVGLAHSLGRRYPSQLSGGQQQRVGVARALAADPPILLMDEPFSAVDPVVRDELQQELLRLQKDLAKTIVFVTHDIDEATVLGDKVAVFATGGKLAQYATPEEILRAPANNFVASFVGRDRGFRHLGFSPSDGVVIHPVPTIIRAAGGYESDSSAVGGWQLVVDADMRPLGWSAPGTETELVPGGSLFRPGESLRRALDAALSSPSGLGVAVDADGKVLGVVRGGEVLALIEEARQVRQAAL; encoded by the coding sequence ATGGACCAGGCGATGATCGAGTTCCAGAGCGTTACCAAGCAGTACCCGGGCGGCCAGCCTGCTGTTGATGGGCTGTCCATGTCCATCGCCAAGGGCACGGTCACCGTCTTCGTGGGCCCTTCCGGCTGCGGCAAAACAACATCCCTCCGGATGATCAACCGCATGGTGGAACCCACGTCAGGGACCATCACCGTGGATGGCCGGGACGTGACCTCGGTGCCTGCGGCCGAACTGCGCCGGTCCATGGGATACGTCATGCAGTCGGCAGGGCTGCTGCCGCACCGATCGGTCCTGGACAACATCGCCACCGTCCCCAGGCTGAATGGCGTTTCGAAAGCTGACGCCCGCAGGCGTGCCGAGGAACTCCTGGACGTGGTGGGCCTGGCGCACTCCCTGGGCAGGCGCTACCCCTCCCAGCTGTCCGGCGGCCAGCAGCAGCGCGTGGGCGTGGCACGTGCCCTCGCGGCGGATCCGCCCATCCTCCTCATGGACGAACCGTTCAGCGCAGTGGACCCGGTTGTGCGGGACGAACTCCAGCAGGAACTGCTGCGCCTGCAAAAGGACCTGGCCAAGACCATTGTGTTCGTCACCCACGACATTGACGAAGCGACGGTCCTGGGTGACAAGGTTGCTGTCTTTGCCACTGGCGGCAAGCTCGCCCAGTACGCCACCCCTGAGGAAATCCTCCGGGCGCCGGCCAACAACTTCGTGGCGTCCTTTGTGGGCCGGGACCGCGGCTTCCGGCACCTCGGTTTCAGCCCGTCCGACGGCGTGGTGATCCACCCTGTGCCCACGATTATTCGCGCCGCGGGAGGATATGAGTCCGATTCCAGCGCAGTCGGCGGCTGGCAGTTGGTGGTGGATGCGGACATGCGTCCGCTGGGATGGTCGGCGCCGGGCACCGAGACTGAACTCGTTCCCGGCGGTTCGCTGTTCCGTCCCGGGGAGAGCCTCCGGCGGGCCCTGGACGCAGCCCTGTCCTCGCCGTCGGGCCTGGGCGTTGCCGTTGACGCCGACGGCAAGGTACTTGGTGTGGTCCGCGGCGGGGAAGTGCTGGCGCTCATCGAAGAAGCGCGCCAGGTGCGGCAGGCCGCCCTCTGA
- the xseA gene encoding exodeoxyribonuclease VII large subunit: MSEQASLPGTAPTTLPATAAETSPDNPWPLQLLSQKLKAHIDRTPSAWVEGQVIELNRRGSNAYLTLRDVDAEVSLPASVWTKVLERQNLPLERGSRVVALLKPEFWLKTGRLNMLVRDIRPVGLGDLLARIERLRQALAAEGLFADSRKKPLPLLPHRIGLITGRDSDAKKDILRNAALRWPAVEFEIREVAVQGNTAVAQVVRALRELDARPEVDVIVIARGGGALEDLLPFNSEDLIRAVAAASTPVVSAIGHEADRPLLDYVADLRASTPTDAAKRIVPEVSEELAGVRQAREQLRRCMERLVDRESDRLAALHSRPVMAAPEGMVSVRAEEIERLLRRSSAAVSSTVVRAADQLEHLKAQVRALSPQKTLDRGYAVVELAGNQAARIAEAGHAVVRRPAEAPAGAALSIRVAEGRFGATSTGPVQSAGGSQPGNPDHHEELEEKA, translated from the coding sequence ATGTCTGAGCAGGCGTCCCTACCGGGTACCGCCCCCACTACGCTGCCGGCTACCGCGGCGGAAACCAGCCCGGATAACCCCTGGCCCCTGCAGCTGCTCTCGCAGAAGCTGAAGGCCCACATTGACCGCACTCCGTCCGCATGGGTGGAAGGCCAGGTCATCGAGCTGAACCGTCGCGGCAGCAACGCCTACCTGACCCTTCGCGACGTGGACGCAGAGGTCTCACTGCCGGCGTCCGTATGGACCAAGGTGCTGGAACGCCAGAACCTACCGCTGGAGCGCGGGTCGCGGGTGGTGGCACTGCTGAAGCCGGAGTTCTGGCTGAAAACGGGCAGGCTCAACATGCTGGTGCGGGACATCCGTCCGGTGGGACTTGGTGACCTGCTGGCCAGGATTGAGCGGCTGCGGCAGGCCCTGGCAGCGGAGGGCCTGTTCGCAGACTCCAGGAAGAAGCCCCTGCCGCTGCTGCCGCACCGGATCGGTCTCATTACGGGCCGCGACTCGGATGCAAAGAAGGACATCCTGCGGAACGCAGCCCTGCGGTGGCCGGCGGTTGAATTTGAGATCCGCGAGGTCGCCGTCCAGGGGAATACGGCTGTGGCCCAGGTGGTCCGTGCCCTGCGCGAACTGGATGCCCGGCCGGAGGTGGACGTAATTGTCATCGCCCGCGGCGGCGGAGCGCTGGAAGACCTTTTGCCATTCAACAGCGAGGACCTGATCCGCGCAGTGGCTGCGGCCTCGACTCCCGTGGTGAGCGCCATCGGCCACGAGGCGGACCGCCCGCTGTTGGACTATGTCGCGGACCTGCGCGCCTCCACCCCCACCGATGCCGCCAAGCGGATCGTGCCGGAGGTCTCCGAAGAGCTTGCCGGAGTACGCCAGGCCCGTGAACAGCTGCGCCGCTGCATGGAGCGGCTGGTGGACCGGGAATCGGACCGGTTGGCAGCCCTGCACTCGCGGCCTGTCATGGCGGCCCCGGAGGGCATGGTCTCGGTCCGGGCCGAGGAAATAGAACGGCTTCTGCGGCGTTCGTCCGCTGCGGTAAGTTCCACCGTGGTGCGCGCAGCAGACCAGCTTGAGCACCTCAAAGCCCAGGTACGCGCACTGTCCCCGCAGAAGACGCTGGACCGGGGGTACGCCGTCGTCGAACTGGCAGGAAACCAGGCCGCGCGGATCGCCGAAGCCGGGCACGCAGTTGTCCGCCGCCCCGCCGAGGCGCCTGCTGGTGCCGCCCTGTCCATCCGCGTGGCGGAGGGACGCTTCGGCGCCACGTCCACCGGACCTGTGCAGTCCGCCGGCGGATCCCAACCGGGAAACCCAGACCACCACGAGGAGTTGGAAGAAAAAGCATGA
- a CDS encoding polyphosphate kinase 2 family protein, translating into MARVVGFDQHPAQTLRAGEGFSLAAVDPDSTPGYSGNKDDGKLLLAEMDDELSGLQEKLFAESRFGGTKRVLLILQAMDTAGKGGIVSHVMASMNPQGVQFKAFKAPTDEEKSYDFLWRIEKEVPAAGMVGVFDRSHYEDVLIHRVHGWASPDEIKRRYLAINEFEARLTDSGTKVVKVMLHISGDEQKERLLARLDNPAKHWKYSHGDLDERAFWDDYMSAYQAAIDETSTPDAPWHIVPANKKWYARIAVQQLLLGALSGMNLKWPKAAFDVATERELVARS; encoded by the coding sequence ATGGCCCGCGTCGTTGGCTTCGACCAGCATCCTGCTCAGACCCTTCGGGCGGGGGAGGGGTTCTCCCTTGCCGCGGTGGATCCCGACTCGACTCCCGGTTACAGCGGGAACAAGGACGACGGCAAGCTGCTCCTCGCGGAGATGGACGACGAACTTTCCGGGTTGCAGGAGAAGCTCTTTGCCGAGTCCCGCTTCGGCGGGACCAAGCGGGTCCTGCTGATTCTGCAGGCCATGGACACCGCCGGCAAGGGCGGAATCGTCAGCCACGTCATGGCCTCGATGAACCCGCAGGGTGTCCAGTTCAAGGCTTTCAAGGCACCCACCGACGAGGAAAAGTCCTACGACTTCCTGTGGCGGATCGAGAAGGAAGTGCCGGCCGCCGGGATGGTGGGTGTGTTTGACCGTTCCCATTATGAGGACGTCCTCATCCACCGTGTTCATGGCTGGGCCAGTCCGGATGAAATCAAGCGGCGGTACCTTGCCATCAATGAATTCGAGGCGAGACTTACGGATTCCGGGACCAAAGTGGTCAAGGTGATGCTGCACATCAGCGGTGACGAGCAAAAGGAACGCCTGCTGGCCCGGCTGGACAACCCGGCCAAGCACTGGAAGTACAGCCACGGCGACCTGGACGAGCGCGCATTTTGGGACGATTACATGAGTGCCTACCAGGCGGCGATCGACGAAACGAGCACGCCGGACGCGCCGTGGCACATCGTCCCGGCCAACAAGAAGTGGTATGCCCGCATCGCGGTCCAGCAGCTGCTGCTCGGAGCCCTGTCCGGAATGAACCTCAAATGGCCAAAGGCTGCATTCGACGTCGCCACGGAGCGCGAACTGGTGGCCCGTTCCTGA